In one window of Bizionia sp. M204 DNA:
- a CDS encoding DUF493 family protein, which yields MEEHKKTEAFYEKLKVQLYDTAEWPSQYLFKFIVETKGDAIKNIEALFDNMGAVIKTKESSKGKYTSVSIHVVMDAPEYVIFKYKEVTENVKGVISL from the coding sequence ATGGAAGAGCATAAAAAAACAGAAGCTTTTTACGAAAAGTTAAAAGTTCAATTATACGATACGGCCGAATGGCCATCACAGTATTTATTTAAATTCATCGTTGAAACAAAAGGCGATGCTATAAAAAATATTGAAGCTTTATTTGATAACATGGGTGCGGTTATAAAAACGAAAGAGTCCTCAAAAGGAAAATACACAAGTGTTTCAATTCATGTAGTTATGGATGCACCGGAATATGTTATATTTAAATATAAAGAAGTTACAGAAAACGTTAAAGGCGTTATTAGTCTTTAG
- a CDS encoding glutathione peroxidase, protein MFSLFNKSQAQTEPTQSIYDIAINGLDGKPLKLSDFKGKHILFVNVASKCGFTGQYEDLQKLYDTYKDNLMVIGVPCNQFGGQEPGTASDIQTFCQANYEVTFQMTEKVDVKGDNQHALYKWLTNQELNGKSSSNVKWNFQKYLVDGNGQLVDYYFSVTNPMSGKITKNLTL, encoded by the coding sequence ATGTTTAGTTTATTTAATAAAAGTCAAGCACAAACCGAACCAACACAATCCATATATGATATTGCCATTAACGGTTTGGATGGTAAACCGTTAAAATTATCAGATTTTAAAGGAAAACATATATTGTTTGTCAATGTGGCGTCCAAATGTGGTTTTACGGGTCAATATGAAGATTTGCAAAAACTTTACGATACGTACAAGGATAACCTGATGGTTATAGGCGTTCCATGTAATCAATTTGGTGGTCAAGAACCTGGAACTGCCTCCGATATCCAAACGTTCTGCCAAGCCAATTATGAGGTAACATTCCAAATGACGGAAAAAGTAGACGTTAAAGGTGATAATCAACATGCCCTTTATAAGTGGTTAACCAATCAGGAGTTAAACGGTAAGTCTAGTTCCAATGTTAAGTGGAATTTCCAAAAGTATTTAGTGGATGGAAACGGCCAATTAGTTGATTATTATTTTTCTGTAACCAATCCTATGAGTGGAAAAATTACTAAAAATTTAACGCTGTAA
- a CDS encoding AAA family ATPase → MKIKKIVITGGPGTGKTSIINELKTRGYVCLDEISRQITLKAREDGVDQLFLTQPLLFSELLLKGREDQFNQANTQSESFVFLDRGIPDVLAYMDFIGDDYPDKFKESCKNHNYDLAFILKPWQDIFVSDSERYENFNQAVEIHDNLLKTYDKFGYNLLDVPFDTVENRTDFILNVVKNL, encoded by the coding sequence TTGAAAATAAAAAAAATAGTTATCACTGGAGGACCAGGGACAGGGAAAACGTCAATCATTAACGAATTGAAAACTCGCGGCTATGTTTGTCTGGATGAAATATCACGCCAAATAACCTTGAAAGCCAGAGAAGACGGTGTAGACCAGCTTTTCTTAACCCAACCACTTTTGTTTAGTGAACTGCTGTTAAAAGGTCGTGAGGATCAGTTTAATCAAGCCAATACGCAAAGTGAGAGCTTTGTTTTTCTAGATCGTGGTATTCCAGACGTTTTGGCATACATGGATTTTATAGGGGATGACTATCCAGATAAATTTAAAGAAAGTTGTAAAAACCACAATTATGACCTGGCATTTATTTTAAAACCTTGGCAAGACATTTTTGTGAGTGATAGTGAACGTTATGAAAATTTTAATCAAGCTGTCGAAATTCATGATAACCTATTAAAAACTTACGATAAATTCGGTTATAACTTATTAGATGTTCCCTTTGATACGGTTGAAAATCGTACAGATTTTATTCTGAATGTTGTTAAAAACTTATAA
- a CDS encoding deoxyribodipyrimidine photo-lyase, translated as MKQPLNIFWFRRDLRLDDNRGFYEALKSDHHVLPIFIFDSELLESLPKGDARVTFIYHTLQTMRKTLQNEHNSSIAIYHGTPESVFKHLVDSYEITTVFTNHDYEPYAIKRDNDVGSFLEENGIAFKTYKDQVIFEKNEVVKDDGDPYRVYTPFMKTWKAAFKTIDLEIYYTNSYLDNLVKNTRLPNLELSDLGFKKSKQDIAPYDVTPTLIQEYEAKRNFPAKDATSRLGPHLRFGTVSIRKMVKKAIAEKNEIFWQELIWREFFMQILWHFPHTVTESFKPKYDNIQWRNNETEFQAWCQGKTGYPLVDAGMRELNETGFMHNRVRMLVGSFLCKHLLIDWRWGEAYFAEKLHDYEMASNIGNWQWVAGSGVDAAPYFRIFNPTTQIEKFDKDLKYINKWVPEFQELTYPSKIVDHKEARERCLKVYKEAVS; from the coding sequence ATGAAACAACCCTTAAACATTTTTTGGTTCCGACGCGATTTACGTTTAGATGATAATCGTGGGTTTTATGAAGCTCTTAAAAGTGATCATCATGTGCTACCTATTTTTATTTTCGATTCGGAACTATTAGAATCCCTGCCTAAAGGTGATGCACGCGTAACGTTTATTTACCATACGCTGCAAACCATGCGTAAAACACTTCAAAACGAACACAACAGCAGTATTGCTATATATCACGGAACACCTGAAAGCGTTTTTAAACATCTTGTCGATTCGTACGAAATTACTACCGTTTTTACCAATCACGATTACGAACCTTATGCCATTAAGCGGGATAACGATGTGGGTTCATTTTTAGAAGAAAATGGAATTGCATTTAAAACTTATAAGGACCAAGTTATTTTTGAAAAAAATGAAGTCGTTAAAGATGATGGCGATCCCTATCGCGTGTATACACCTTTTATGAAAACATGGAAGGCCGCTTTTAAAACAATAGATTTAGAAATTTATTACACCAACAGCTATTTGGATAATTTGGTTAAAAACACCCGATTACCAAATTTGGAATTATCGGATTTAGGTTTTAAAAAATCTAAACAAGACATAGCACCATATGACGTAACACCCACTTTAATTCAGGAATACGAAGCCAAGCGTAATTTTCCAGCAAAAGATGCCACATCTCGTTTAGGACCACACTTACGATTTGGAACGGTGAGTATTAGGAAAATGGTAAAAAAAGCCATTGCAGAAAAAAATGAGATATTTTGGCAAGAGCTTATTTGGCGTGAATTCTTCATGCAAATACTTTGGCATTTTCCGCACACGGTAACCGAAAGTTTCAAGCCCAAATACGACAATATACAATGGCGTAATAACGAAACGGAATTCCAAGCTTGGTGCCAAGGTAAAACAGGATATCCTTTAGTGGATGCTGGTATGCGGGAATTAAATGAAACCGGATTTATGCATAATCGGGTGCGTATGTTGGTTGGTAGTTTTTTATGTAAACATTTGCTGATTGATTGGCGTTGGGGAGAAGCCTATTTTGCAGAAAAATTACATGATTATGAAATGGCTAGTAACATTGGAAATTGGCAGTGGGTTGCGGGTTCTGGTGTGGATGCAGCACCTTATTTTAGAATTTTTAATCCAACCACCCAAATTGAAAAATTTGATAAAGATTTAAAATATATTAATAAATGGGTACCCGAATTTCAAGAACTCACCTACCCTTCAAAAATAGTGGATCATAAAGAGGCACGAGAGCGTTGTTTAAAAGTTTACAAGGAAGCTGTCAGTTAA
- the murA gene encoding UDP-N-acetylglucosamine 1-carboxyvinyltransferase produces the protein MGIFKIEGGHQLKGKIQPQGAKNEALQILCAVLLTPEKVTIHNIPDIVDVNKLIDLLKNLGVKIEHVNQGTYTFQADAINLKYLESEAFKKDGRGLRGSIMIVGPLLARFGKGYIPKPGGDKIGRRRLDTHFEGFIKLGAKFRYNREDYFYGVEADKLKGAYMLLDEASVTGTANIVMAAVLAEGQTTIYNAACEPYLQQLCNMLNRMGAKISGIGSNMLIIEGVDNLGGTSHTMLPDMIEIGSWIGLAAMTKSELTITNVSWDDLGQIPDVFRKLGITVEKQGDDIHIPAHKDGYEIQNYIDGSILTISDAPWPGFTPDLLSIILVVATQARGSVLIHQKMFESRLFFVDKLIDMGAKIILCDPHRAVVIGHDFKSQLKATTMTSPDIRAGVSLLIAALSAKGTSTIHNIEQIDRGYENIDTRLRAIGALINRHKEND, from the coding sequence ATGGGTATATTTAAAATTGAAGGAGGCCACCAATTAAAAGGTAAAATTCAGCCTCAAGGTGCCAAAAATGAAGCATTACAAATTTTATGTGCTGTTTTATTGACTCCTGAAAAAGTAACAATTCATAACATTCCAGACATTGTGGATGTTAATAAACTTATTGATTTACTAAAAAATTTAGGTGTTAAAATTGAACATGTAAATCAAGGGACTTATACGTTTCAAGCAGATGCTATTAATCTAAAATATTTAGAGTCTGAAGCCTTTAAAAAGGATGGTCGCGGTTTACGTGGTTCCATTATGATTGTTGGACCGTTGTTGGCACGATTTGGAAAAGGCTATATTCCAAAACCAGGTGGCGATAAAATTGGTCGTCGTCGTTTAGATACACACTTTGAAGGCTTTATTAAATTAGGAGCTAAATTCCGATACAACAGAGAAGATTATTTTTATGGTGTAGAAGCAGATAAGCTTAAAGGTGCTTATATGCTTTTAGATGAAGCATCCGTAACCGGAACTGCCAATATTGTTATGGCAGCCGTTTTAGCAGAAGGACAAACAACCATATATAATGCTGCTTGCGAACCGTATTTGCAACAACTTTGTAATATGTTGAATAGAATGGGAGCCAAAATAAGCGGTATTGGCTCTAACATGCTTATTATTGAAGGCGTTGACAACTTGGGTGGTACAAGCCATACCATGTTGCCAGATATGATTGAAATAGGAAGTTGGATAGGTCTTGCGGCAATGACTAAAAGTGAATTGACTATTACCAATGTGAGTTGGGATGATTTAGGGCAGATTCCAGACGTATTCCGAAAATTAGGGATTACAGTAGAAAAGCAAGGGGATGATATTCATATTCCAGCGCATAAAGATGGTTATGAAATTCAGAATTATATTGATGGTTCTATTTTGACTATTTCTGATGCGCCTTGGCCAGGATTTACACCCGATTTATTGAGCATTATTCTTGTGGTTGCTACACAAGCTAGAGGTAGCGTTTTAATTCATCAGAAAATGTTTGAGAGTCGTTTGTTTTTTGTAGATAAATTAATTGATATGGGAGCCAAGATTATTCTTTGTGACCCACATCGTGCTGTCGTAATAGGTCATGATTTTAAATCGCAATTAAAAGCAACAACCATGACTTCGCCAGATATTCGTGCAGGTGTTTCATTATTAATTGCTGCACTTTCAGCTAAAGGAACATCCACCATTCACAATATTGAACAAATAGATCGTGGATACGAAAATATTGATACACGCTTACGTGCTATTGGTGCTCTAATTAATAGACACAAAGAGAACGACTAA
- a CDS encoding FG-GAP-like repeat-containing protein, with product MMKKLLIALTLIPMIGVAQISFTSGNGNLVNASLKSGVAIGVSDMNGDGLDDIIRLNGASSLEIEYQNTNGIFTRLNYGSTSGSKWGMAIADVDRNGYNDILMGGSYNGLKVYTANSSGTDYSSNLLTYNIFVQNLNFADIDNNGTIDIFACHDNGLSKAYSNDGTGAMTENLGLINTASTIPSDNSGNYGSIWIDYDNDGDLDLYISKCRLGVSNPNDGRRVNLLFENDGNNNYSEVAVARGLVPYGQSWAAAFEDIDNDGDLDCVIVNHDITSMILENDGNGNYTDITASSGIATSLDNLGDGGIQVIMEDFDNDTFVDIFITTRNGIHKLYKNDGDNTFTELANPFPLPYNTFRIQSAAVGDLNNDGFIDVMAGFGSGYNNPSSNKPDRLYLNSGNSTNNWTSILLEGTTSNINGIGARIEIYGAWGKQIREVRSGESYGIMNSLKTHFGLGTATAITKIVVKWPSGNVDELLAPTINQSITITEGSTLSTAHTEAISKVRIYPNPTSRFITVETNNTHSNVAYSLYDVSGKLLQANQRLNVNKQIPLQSLAAGIYMLQLHIDGEISMRKIIKE from the coding sequence ATGATGAAAAAATTACTTATCGCGCTGACATTAATCCCTATGATTGGTGTTGCGCAAATTTCTTTTACTAGTGGAAACGGTAATTTGGTTAACGCCTCCTTAAAAAGTGGTGTTGCCATAGGTGTTTCTGATATGAATGGTGATGGTTTGGACGATATTATTCGTTTAAATGGCGCCTCTTCTTTAGAGATAGAATACCAAAACACCAATGGTATTTTTACTCGATTAAATTATGGAAGCACAAGTGGTTCCAAATGGGGAATGGCCATTGCGGATGTTGATAGAAACGGGTATAACGATATTTTAATGGGTGGAAGTTATAACGGTTTAAAAGTATATACAGCCAACAGTTCGGGCACTGATTATAGCTCTAACCTACTAACATACAACATATTTGTTCAAAACTTGAACTTTGCGGATATTGATAATAATGGCACTATAGACATATTTGCCTGTCATGATAATGGTTTATCTAAAGCGTATAGTAATGATGGTACAGGCGCTATGACAGAAAATCTAGGATTAATTAATACGGCTTCCACTATACCTTCCGATAATTCTGGAAATTATGGCAGTATCTGGATTGATTATGACAATGATGGTGATTTAGATTTATATATTTCTAAATGCCGTTTAGGCGTTTCCAATCCCAATGATGGCAGGCGTGTCAATTTACTTTTCGAAAATGATGGTAACAATAATTATTCTGAAGTTGCCGTTGCTCGTGGTTTAGTTCCTTATGGACAATCTTGGGCTGCTGCATTTGAAGATATTGACAATGATGGCGATTTAGATTGCGTGATTGTAAATCATGATATTACCAGTATGATTCTTGAAAATGATGGAAATGGAAACTATACAGACATCACGGCTTCATCAGGAATTGCGACGTCATTGGATAATTTAGGTGATGGTGGTATTCAAGTCATCATGGAGGATTTTGATAATGATACCTTTGTCGATATTTTTATAACCACCAGAAATGGTATTCATAAATTATACAAAAATGATGGCGATAACACCTTTACAGAATTAGCTAATCCGTTTCCTTTGCCTTACAATACATTTAGAATACAAAGTGCTGCCGTGGGCGATTTAAACAATGATGGTTTTATAGATGTTATGGCTGGTTTTGGTTCAGGTTATAATAATCCGAGTAGCAATAAACCGGATAGATTATATTTAAATTCTGGAAATAGCACGAATAATTGGACCTCAATTCTTTTAGAAGGAACGACAAGCAATATCAATGGAATTGGTGCTCGTATTGAAATTTATGGTGCTTGGGGAAAACAAATACGTGAAGTCCGTTCAGGTGAGAGTTATGGTATTATGAATTCCCTAAAAACACATTTTGGGTTAGGAACGGCAACAGCCATCACTAAAATTGTTGTTAAGTGGCCATCTGGAAATGTAGATGAGTTATTAGCGCCAACCATTAATCAATCTATCACTATTACGGAAGGCTCTACATTAAGTACTGCCCATACGGAAGCAATTTCTAAAGTACGTATATACCCGAATCCAACGTCTCGTTTTATTACGGTTGAAACCAATAATACACATTCAAACGTTGCCTATTCATTATATGATGTTTCAGGAAAACTATTGCAAGCAAACCAAAGGCTGAATGTTAATAAGCAAATTCCATTACAATCTTTAGCAGCTGGTATTTACATGCTTCAATTACACATTGATGGCGAAATAAGTATGCGAAAAATTATAAAAGAATAA
- a CDS encoding SDR family NAD(P)-dependent oxidoreductase has translation MKTYIIVGGSKGIGRAISMKLLENHKVINLSRSKPDFNHDNLKHYAVDILSDDLPYLDQADGLIYCPGSINLKPIGRLSLDDFRSDFEINVIGAVQAIQKYLPIIKKGDKPSMLFFSTVAAKLGMPFHASVAASKAAVEGLVKSIGAELAPTVRVNAIAPTVTNTELASKLLRNEKMINNITERHPLKKFLNPTEVAEMASFLLSDHAAAISGQIFEMDCGIVSFKI, from the coding sequence ATGAAAACTTATATTATTGTTGGGGGCAGCAAAGGCATTGGCCGCGCAATTTCCATGAAATTATTAGAAAATCATAAGGTCATTAATTTAAGCAGGTCTAAACCTGATTTTAATCATGATAATTTAAAACATTATGCGGTTGATATTTTGAGTGATGACCTACCTTATTTAGATCAAGCTGATGGCTTAATATATTGTCCTGGCAGTATTAATTTAAAGCCCATTGGCCGTTTAAGTTTAGATGATTTTCGTTCGGATTTTGAAATTAATGTGATAGGTGCTGTTCAAGCAATTCAAAAATATCTTCCTATAATAAAAAAAGGAGATAAACCGTCCATGTTATTTTTTAGTACAGTAGCTGCAAAATTAGGGATGCCGTTTCATGCTAGCGTGGCGGCTTCAAAAGCAGCTGTGGAAGGTTTGGTAAAATCTATTGGCGCTGAATTGGCACCAACAGTTCGTGTAAATGCCATTGCGCCCACAGTTACGAATACCGAATTAGCGTCTAAATTACTGCGAAACGAGAAAATGATTAACAACATCACAGAGCGGCATCCCCTTAAAAAATTCTTAAACCCAACAGAAGTTGCCGAAATGGCTTCATTCCTCCTATCGGATCATGCAGCCGCTATTTCTGGTCAAATTTTCGAGATGGATTGCGGCATTGTATCCTTCAAAATATAA
- a CDS encoding TspO/MBR family protein, translated as MKFVPLLILFLIINFGSLAIGSWLMGDGATSPWYTNLNKAPWTPPGWVFGAAWTFIMICFSVYLTYLFKDYQSPLIIGVFALQVVLNIAWNFLFFNQHLVLFALITIVLLTLVIFYFFFTFRMDAMNSWRYLLVPYMIWLCIATSLNLYVLLNN; from the coding sequence ATGAAATTTGTCCCACTTTTAATTCTGTTTCTAATTATAAATTTTGGCAGTTTAGCAATTGGTAGCTGGTTAATGGGTGATGGCGCTACGTCACCTTGGTACACCAATTTAAATAAAGCACCTTGGACACCTCCAGGCTGGGTTTTTGGTGCGGCATGGACATTTATCATGATTTGCTTTTCGGTGTATTTAACCTATCTGTTTAAAGATTACCAATCGCCATTAATAATAGGCGTATTTGCTCTTCAGGTGGTTTTAAATATTGCTTGGAATTTTTTATTTTTTAATCAGCACCTCGTACTATTCGCTTTAATCACGATTGTTTTATTAACGCTCGTAATCTTTTATTTCTTTTTCACCTTTCGTATGGATGCCATGAATTCTTGGCGCTATTTATTAGTCCCTTATATGATATGGCTTTGCATTGCAACCTCTTTAAATCTTTACGTTTTACTCAATAACTAA
- a CDS encoding Lacal_2735 family protein, whose product MFGLFKSKSEIEKLQKQYEVIMKDWHRLSTTDRKASDLKYAEAQKIADKIEILQNK is encoded by the coding sequence ATGTTTGGACTCTTTAAATCAAAATCTGAAATTGAAAAACTTCAGAAACAATATGAAGTTATTATGAAAGACTGGCATCGCCTATCAACAACCGATAGAAAAGCTAGCGATTTAAAATATGCTGAAGCACAAAAAATTGCTGATAAAATAGAAATTTTACAAAATAAGTAA
- a CDS encoding SRPBCC family protein has protein sequence MKIYTLHAKQNLPISVDQAWEFLSDPKNLKTITPDYMGFHILSGADRPMFAGQLIQYIVTPVLGIKTKWVTEITHVIDKAYFVDEQRFGPYALWHHKHFIKAIDGGVEMEDIIDYKVPMGILGQLIHPLIVKPKLDEIFAYRQKKLVELFGTL, from the coding sequence ATGAAAATTTACACCTTACACGCGAAGCAAAATCTACCAATTTCTGTAGATCAGGCATGGGAATTTTTATCGGACCCAAAAAATCTTAAAACTATTACACCAGATTACATGGGCTTTCATATTCTTTCAGGAGCGGACAGACCTATGTTTGCAGGTCAATTAATTCAATATATTGTAACACCTGTTTTGGGTATTAAAACGAAGTGGGTAACAGAAATTACACACGTTATTGACAAGGCATATTTTGTGGATGAGCAACGCTTTGGTCCGTATGCGCTTTGGCATCATAAACATTTTATTAAAGCCATTGATGGTGGTGTAGAAATGGAAGATATTATAGATTACAAAGTTCCTATGGGTATACTAGGTCAACTGATACACCCATTAATTGTGAAGCCAAAATTAGATGAAATTTTTGCCTATCGTCAGAAAAAATTAGTAGAATTATTTGGAACTCTATAA
- a CDS encoding DUF4290 domain-containing protein gives MIDHLEYNSEREHLIIPEYGRHLQKMINYAKTRETKEERNKLAHAIISVMGNIQPHLRDVPDFQHKLWDQLFIMSDFDLDVDSPYGIPDKEILNERPERLPYPQNFPKYRFYGNNIKTMIDVANTWEEGELKDALIFTIANHMKKCFLNWNKDTVEDDVIFEHLRELSGGKINLLNADEDLTDATSLMRSKSKYSSKSSSNKKSHQKKNNTNRSRKRY, from the coding sequence TTGATAGATCATTTAGAATACAATTCAGAACGTGAGCATTTAATTATTCCAGAATACGGACGTCATCTTCAAAAGATGATTAATTATGCTAAAACACGTGAAACCAAAGAAGAACGTAATAAACTAGCTCATGCTATTATTTCCGTCATGGGAAATATTCAGCCGCATTTACGAGACGTTCCCGATTTTCAACACAAGTTGTGGGATCAACTATTTATCATGTCTGATTTTGATTTAGATGTGGATTCTCCTTACGGTATACCTGATAAAGAAATCTTAAATGAACGACCAGAGCGATTACCGTATCCACAGAATTTTCCAAAATATCGGTTTTATGGGAATAATATAAAAACCATGATTGATGTGGCAAATACTTGGGAAGAAGGCGAACTTAAAGACGCCCTTATTTTTACCATTGCCAATCATATGAAAAAGTGTTTTTTAAACTGGAATAAAGATACGGTTGAAGATGATGTAATCTTTGAGCATTTACGAGAGCTTTCTGGTGGTAAAATTAATTTGTTAAATGCAGATGAAGATTTAACAGATGCCACGAGTTTAATGCGAAGTAAATCCAAATACAGCTCTAAAAGCTCCAGCAACAAAAAGAGTCATCAGAAAAAAAATAATACAAATAGAAGTAGAAAACGCTATTAA
- a CDS encoding ATP-dependent DNA helicase RecQ: MQQPIDILERYWNYTSFKPLQETVIQAVLEGEDTFALMPTGGGKSLCFQVPALAKDGICIVISPLIALMKDQVQALQSRGIKAMALTSGIHYNELDTLLDNCIYGNYKFLYLSPERLQQELVQDRIRQMPVNLIAVDEAHCISQWGNDFRPAYKNIKLLRELQPTVNCIALTASATPEVVDDIIKELDFISPKVLKQSFNRDNLAYMTFDATDKHYHLERILKKNNAPSIIYVRNRLATIEISQFLEKKGFSATFFHGGLSNTEKDSRLQDWLREKKLIMVATNAFGMGIDKPNVKTVIHLNLPESLESYFQEAGRAGRNGDKAFAVILKNKTDKRKLEDQFLTVLPSVDFMKQLYRKLCNYFQISYGEGVGLAEDFNFNHFCKTYNFNTLIAYNAIQTLDRTSIIALNQQFNKHTRVQFLVSDTQLFQYLGKHAPLNSIVKSILRSYGGIFEHETKINTTRIAEKASISEQQLIQALEKLEKDDIISLQISKTDAQVTFLEPREDDKTINRITHIINQQNALKHKQVSDVLKYISNNTTCKSVQLLTYFGEKDVDDCGICSVCVERKHKQKAPADFKVIKNAIITKLEDTDCSSRTLTEALGYPEKDIHNALKLLLEHHIIVVTTINTYKLSHL; encoded by the coding sequence ATGCAACAGCCCATTGACATATTGGAGCGGTATTGGAACTACACCAGTTTTAAACCGCTTCAAGAAACCGTGATTCAAGCCGTTTTAGAGGGCGAAGACACCTTTGCTTTAATGCCAACGGGCGGCGGAAAATCTTTATGTTTCCAAGTTCCTGCTTTGGCAAAGGATGGGATTTGCATTGTTATTTCGCCATTAATTGCATTGATGAAAGATCAAGTGCAAGCCTTACAAAGTAGAGGTATTAAGGCAATGGCATTAACGAGTGGTATTCATTACAACGAATTAGATACCCTTTTAGATAATTGCATTTATGGAAATTATAAATTTCTTTATTTATCGCCAGAGCGCCTTCAGCAAGAATTAGTCCAAGACCGCATTCGCCAAATGCCTGTTAATTTAATAGCTGTTGATGAGGCGCATTGTATTTCGCAATGGGGAAATGATTTCCGACCAGCTTATAAAAACATCAAACTACTGCGTGAATTACAACCTACCGTAAATTGTATTGCCTTAACAGCCTCTGCCACACCAGAAGTAGTAGATGACATAATAAAAGAACTGGATTTTATAAGTCCTAAAGTACTCAAACAATCCTTTAACAGGGATAATTTAGCCTATATGACTTTTGATGCTACGGATAAGCATTATCATTTAGAGCGTATTTTAAAGAAGAATAACGCGCCCTCCATTATATATGTTAGGAATCGATTAGCAACCATAGAAATCAGTCAGTTTTTAGAAAAGAAAGGGTTTTCAGCCACGTTTTTTCATGGTGGTTTATCCAACACTGAAAAAGACAGCAGGCTTCAGGATTGGCTTCGTGAGAAAAAACTAATCATGGTTGCCACCAATGCCTTTGGGATGGGAATTGACAAACCCAATGTAAAAACGGTGATCCATTTAAATTTACCGGAAAGTTTGGAGAGCTATTTCCAAGAAGCGGGTCGTGCTGGTAGAAATGGCGACAAAGCTTTTGCCGTTATTTTAAAAAATAAAACCGATAAGCGTAAATTGGAAGATCAGTTTTTAACCGTGCTCCCAAGCGTGGATTTCATGAAACAGCTATACAGGAAACTCTGCAACTATTTTCAAATTTCCTATGGTGAAGGTGTTGGTTTGGCAGAAGATTTCAATTTCAACCACTTCTGTAAAACCTATAATTTTAATACGTTAATAGCTTACAATGCTATACAGACTTTAGATAGAACCAGTATAATTGCATTAAATCAGCAATTTAATAAACATACACGTGTTCAATTTCTCGTTTCAGACACCCAGTTATTTCAATATTTGGGGAAACATGCGCCTTTGAATAGCATTGTCAAATCTATATTAAGAAGTTATGGCGGCATTTTTGAACATGAAACAAAAATCAATACGACTAGAATAGCTGAAAAAGCCTCCATATCCGAACAGCAATTAATTCAAGCTTTAGAAAAACTTGAAAAAGATGACATTATTAGTTTACAAATTTCTAAAACCGATGCGCAAGTCACGTTTTTAGAACCTCGTGAAGACGATAAAACCATCAATCGAATTACCCATATCATCAATCAGCAGAACGCATTAAAACACAAGCAAGTATCTGATGTTTTAAAATACATTTCAAACAACACCACTTGCAAAAGTGTTCAACTCCTCACCTATTTTGGCGAAAAAGATGTGGACGATTGTGGAATTTGTTCGGTTTGTGTTGAAAGAAAACATAAACAGAAAGCACCTGCGGACTTTAAAGTTATTAAAAACGCTATTATTACTAAATTAGAAGACACAGACTGCTCATCTAGAACCCTTACTGAAGCCTTGGGGTATCCGGAGAAAGACATTCACAACGCTCTGAAATTATTATTAGAACATCATATTATTGTAGTCACCACTATTAACACCTATAAATTATCACATTTATGA